TCCGTGTACTGCTTCGCGGAGGACGGCACCCGGCTGTGGAAGCTCGGTACGGGAGGGGGATCCGCGCTCTCCATGCAGTACCGCGACGAGCGCCTCTACCTGGTGACCACCGACGGTTCGCTGGTGTGCGTGGACGCGAGCGAGGCGGCGATCCAGGCCGCCCAGGGCGGTACGGTGCCGGTCGCGCGGGACGTCAAGCTCGCCGCGGCCATGCCGGTGTACGAGCCGGCGACGACCGTCACCGCCGTCACCACCGTCAGCGTCGCCCCGGCCGGCTCGGTGGTCGTGGAGTGTGTGAACGAGTCGGGCAGGACACGGGTCCGGGTCCTCACCGACGGCTACGACTCCGCGTGGAACGTGCAGTTCCCGCGCGCGATCCGGGAGCCCGGCGCCCGGTACGTGGTCGATGCCCTGCACGCCGCCGCCGGAGGCTTCTACCGGGTCCGCGGTGACATCCGGCGGCTGCAATGACGGCGGGCCACGGGGGCGGCGGCACGTTCGAGGCGGCCACGGGGGACGGGCCGCCGCTGCCTCCGGCGGACGCCGAGCAGCGGTCGAGGGAGGTCCGGGCCGCCCTCGACGGGCTGCTCCAGATCAGACGGCTGACCCACCGCCGGGACGGCGGTGACCCGAAGTCCGTCCCGGCGGACTGGGAGCGCCGGCAGCCGGTCCGCGCGGTGGCCCTCGCCCTGGAGTCGGGGGGTCTCGCGCCCTCGTCCCTGGACGCCTCCGGGGCGAGGATCACCACGGGCTACCGCGTCCGGCCGGGGGACCGGCCGGGCACGGCCGTGGTCGAGTGGCTGGGCCCGACGGGCTCGGGAGCCGCTCAGGAGGAGGTCGGGACCCTCGGCGCGTGTCTGTCCGCCCTGACCCGGCTCGGCTGGGAGGCCCTGCTGTACAAGGGGCCGCGCGGGCGCCGCTTCCTGGAGGTGGAGCCGATGGCGGGCTGAACCCGGCACGGAGCGGCCGGCTCCGGTGGAGGGCTCAGGCGATCGAGGCCGAGACGATCGCCGAGACCGCGATGTTGCAGGAGGCGGTCACCCAGACCGCCGGGTGCGGCTCGGGGTCGACCAGGGTGGCACCGAGCCTGCCCGGCGTGACCAGGTCCACGACCAGGAACGCCACGGCCATCATGACCAGGCCGAGCAGGCCGAACGCGGCCGTGGACACGAGGCCCTTGCCGAAGTTGTCGTACGTCGTCCAGATCGAGGTGAAGACGATGCCGCCGATGCCCAGGAGCGCCGAGCTCAGCAGCACCGAGGCGTTGCGGTTGCGGTCCTCCCAGATCTGCCGGCGGAGCTTCCCGGGCGTCAGCAGATCCACGAGGACGATGCCGAGGATCAGCAGGACCACGCCGAGGGCGCCGTAGGCGCCGGCCCGGCCGAGGCCGTTGACGATGTCGCTCATGGGGTGCCGGTCTCCGGGAAATCGCGATCACGGGGGATCGGTGGTCAAGGACCGGCAAAATGTAGCGCACGCGTCAACAGCACGCGCCGCCCGCCCGGGAATCGGGCGGACGGCGCGGGGCGGGCGGGCGATCGGGCGGGGGAGACGGATGCGCCGTCAGACCCCCGGCGGCAGGTCCTTGGCGCGGGAACGCACCTGGAACGCCGTGACGATCTCGACCGCGCCGACGGCGAGCAGCCAGATGCCGCCCAGGACCATCAGCACCGCGGCCGATTCCAGCGGGGAGACGATGAGGACCACGCCGGCGAGCGCGTTGACGACGCCGAGGAAGATGTGCCAGCCGCGCGCCGGCATCGCGGCGTCGGAGGCCGCCGCGATCGTCTCGGTGATGCCGCGGAAGAGCCAGCCGATCCCGATCCAGAGCGCGAGCAGCAGGATCGACTGCGTCGCGCCCCGGAAGCACAGCAGGCCGAGCAGGATCGAGAGGGCGCCGCTGATGAACGCCATGACACGGTGCGCGGTCGTGGTGTGCGTGCCGAAGGCGGCGATCAGCTGCATCACACCGCTGAACAGCAGGAAGAGACCGAAGAGCAGGCCGGCCACGAACAGCGAGGCGTCCGGCCAGGCCAGCACGATGACGCCGAGGATCAGGGACGCGATGCCGGCGAAGAGCAGCGCCTGCCAGGCGGCGCCCGCGAGCGCGCTCAGCGGGCCGGGCGGTATGTCCTGGTGCCTCGGGCCGTCTTGAGTGTGTGTCATGGACGGTTCCCGTCCTTCCTTGGAGGGGGTGGGCGGAGCCCGCGGGTCAGAGCGGAGTGGCGTAGGTGCTGAGGAAGAGCGCCTCGGCCAGCGCCATGTGCTCGATCTCCGAGGGGTCCACGCTCTCGTTGGGCGCGTGGATGAGACAGCCGGGTTCCTCGACACCGATCAGGGCGATCTCGGCGGCGGGGAAGTGGGCGGCGAGCACGTTGCAGAGCGGGATCGACCCGCCCTGCCCCGACTGCACCATCTCCTTCCCGTACGCCTCGCGGAGCGCCGTCGCCAGGGCGCGGTACGCGGGGCCGTCGGTCCTCGCCCGGAACGGCTGACCGCCGCTCTCCGGCTCCACCTCCACCCGGGCGCCCCAGGGGGCGGCCGAGGTCAGATGGGCGGCGAGGGCACGCTGGGCGTCGTCGGCGTCGACCCCCGGCGGGATCCGCAGGCTCACCCGGGCGCTGACCTTCGCCTGTACGGCCGCCGAGGAACCGACCACCGGCGGGCAGTCGATGCCGAGCACGGTG
This sequence is a window from Streptomyces sp. NBC_00691. Protein-coding genes within it:
- a CDS encoding HdeD family acid-resistance protein is translated as MTHTQDGPRHQDIPPGPLSALAGAAWQALLFAGIASLILGVIVLAWPDASLFVAGLLFGLFLLFSGVMQLIAAFGTHTTTAHRVMAFISGALSILLGLLCFRGATQSILLLALWIGIGWLFRGITETIAAASDAAMPARGWHIFLGVVNALAGVVLIVSPLESAAVLMVLGGIWLLAVGAVEIVTAFQVRSRAKDLPPGV
- a CDS encoding DUF350 domain-containing protein, whose product is MSDIVNGLGRAGAYGALGVVLLILGIVLVDLLTPGKLRRQIWEDRNRNASVLLSSALLGIGGIVFTSIWTTYDNFGKGLVSTAAFGLLGLVMMAVAFLVVDLVTPGRLGATLVDPEPHPAVWVTASCNIAVSAIVSASIA